A window from Mustela erminea isolate mMusErm1 chromosome 17, mMusErm1.Pri, whole genome shotgun sequence encodes these proteins:
- the DCST2 gene encoding DC-STAMP domain-containing protein 2 isoform X2, which yields MPRLMKDHVLPLGTEEPSVARAMVRSLGGFSLGMSLATAYGLLQLLVEGHSPWGCLVGTLTLAAFLSLGMGFSRQVRVTVLLLLPQAFSRQGRTLLLVAAFGLVLQGPCANTLRNFTQASEAVACGAELALNQTAQVLEQAKQPLVSALNKIKAIAQKAKEVADRVRKFFRSIMDGVKHVARVLRNVWYWLLHIGDVCNAELGNPYLKCARVFDDAKDRCMHVVPWAYHLCYVLMPFKLALCGLASVVQVFCIIPKYLQPFLRKTLGTPVRNLINRVRQEFEFNVTAAHHFSVDLNASRSLSQVALDLHEAVSLKLHRVREALALMGYTTPLLLSLLYLQALFYRYCYLNWVGHDNVYITSRFLRMEAIRSEAGLPTVLPLSAHEARRYIQPGSVFLSRWEQMFYTLAILSLARHLLLVLALVFLDYAVFWVLDLARYQLQGEIVARSPVLVSITVEGTGYTGRIYRDLVSAFDVLQQSNISILSRHCLLRPSEPDATGYIVIGILYGLSFFVTLFGNYVSRLRRAICASYYPSREQERISYLYNLLLSHRTNLPATVHRAARRRAADQGHASVLQKLARRCSCLGPVLSHFWPLQDYCLGCGQLHDPEDTENFVSCSTPGCRGLFCPTCFRLLDNTCSVCAAPLSQQGGLDLELDSSDEEAPRLWLAAARRKNPEQERFLRQQLQEALGRTLASESSSEVSDLDEEKGPWQRTHS from the exons ATGCCCAGACTCATGAAGGACCATGTGCTCCCCTTGGGGACGGAGGAGCCAAGCGTGGCGCGGGCCATGGTCCGCAGCTTGGGGGGGTTTAGCCTGGGCATGTCTCTGGCCACGGCCTATGGGCTCCTGCAGCTGCTGGTGGAAGGACACAGCCCCTGGGGCTGCCTGGTGGGCACCCTCACTCTGGCTGCCTTCCTCAGCCTGGGCATGGGGTTCTCGCGCCAGGTCCGGGTCAcagtcctgctgctgctgccccaggCCTTCTCCA GGCAGGGCCGGACGCTGCTGCTGGTGGCGGCCTTCGGGCTGGTGCTGCAGGGACCCTGTGCCAACACACTGCGTAACTTCACCCAAGCCAGCGAGGCCGTGGCCTGCGGGGCCGAGCTGGCCTTGAACCAGACCGCCCAGGTGTTGGAGCAGGCCAAGCAGCCCCTTGTCA gtgccctgaacaaGATTAAAGCCATTGCCCAGAAGGCCAAAGAGGTGGCTGACCGGGTCCGCAAGTTCTTCCGGTCCATCATGGACGGCGTGAAGCACGTAG CTAGGGTCCTGCGCAACGTGTGGTACTGGCTCCTGCACATCGGCGACGTGTGCAACGCTGAGCTGGGCAACCCCTACCTCAAGTGTGCGCGGGTCTTCGACGACGCCAAGGACCGCTGCATGCACGTTGTCCCCTGGGCCTATCACCTGTGCTACGTGCTCATGCCCTTCAAGCTCGCGCTGTGCGGACTGGCCAGCG TGGTGCAGGTGTTCTGCATTATCCCCAAGTACCTCCAGCCCTTCTTGCGCAAGACCCTTGGCACCC CTGTGAGGAACCTAATTAACCGGGTGCGTCAGGAGTTCGAGTTCAACGTGACGGCCGCCCACCACTTCTCCGTGGACCTCAATGCCTCTCGGAGCCTGTCGCAGGTGGCCCTGGACCTCCATGAAGCCGTCAGCCTGAAGCTGCACCGTGTCCGAGAGGCCCTGGCCCTGATGGGCTACACCACGCCTCTGCTGCTTTCGCTCCTGTACCTCCA AGCTCTGTTCTACCGGTACTGTTACTTGAACTGGGTCGGTCATGACAACGTGTACATCACCAGCCGGTTCCTACGCATGGAGGCCATCCGCTCCGAGGCGGGGCTGCCCACGGTGCTGCCCCTCAGCGCCCATGAGGCCAGACGCTACATCCAGCCTG GTTCCGTCTTCCTGTCCAGGTGGGAGCAGATGTTCTACACCCTGGCCATCCTCAGCCTGGCCCGGCACCTCCTCCTCGTGCTGGCCCTGGTCTTCCTGGACTACGCCGTCTTCTGGGTGCTCGACCTGGCCCGGTACCAGTTGCAGGGGGAGATCGTGGCCCGCA GCCCCGTGCTAGTGTCCATAACCGTGGAAGGCACCGGTTACACTGGGAGGATTTACCGGGACCTGGTGTCGGCGTTCGACGTCTTGCAGCAAAGCAACATCAGCATCTTGTCCCGGCACTGCCTCCTGAGGCCCTCGGAGCCAGATGCCACCGGTTACATCGTCATCG GCATCCTGTACGGCCTGAGTTTCTTCGTCACGCTGTTCGGCAACTACGTCAGCAGGCTGCGGCGGGCCATCTGCGCCTCCTACTATCCGTCGCGGGAGCAG GAGAGGATCTCCTACCTCTACAACCTACTTCTGAGCCACCGAACCAATCTGCCGGCGACCGTGCACCGAGCAGCGAGACGGCGGGCAGCGGACCAGGGCCACGCAAGTGTCCTCCAGAAGCTGGCCAGGCG GTGCTCCTGTCTGGGCCCCGTGCTCAGCCACTTCTGGCCGCTCCAGGATTATTGCCTGGGCTGTGGGCAGCTCCACGACCCCGAGGACACGGAGAACTTTGTGTCCTGCAGCACCCCGGGCTGCCGAG GTCTCTTCTGCCCCACCTGCTTCCGTCTCCTGGACAACACCTGCTCCGTGTGTGCGGCGCCCCTCTCCCAGCAGGGGGGCCTGGACCTGGAGCT GGACTCCAGTGACGAGGAGGCCCCCCGGCTCTGGCTGGCCGCCGCTCGGAGGAAGAACCCTGAGCAGGAGCGTTTCCTGCGGCAGCAGCTGCAGGAGGCCCTGGGCAGGACCCTTGCTTCGGAGTCCAGCTCTGAGGTCAG TGACCTGGACGAGGAGAAGGGGCCTTGGCAGAGGACACACAGTTAG
- the DCST2 gene encoding DC-STAMP domain-containing protein 2 isoform X3, which translates to MPRLMKDHVLPLGTEEPSVARAMVRSLGGFSLGMSLATAYGLLQLLVEGHSPWGCLVGTLTLAAFLSLGMGFSRQVRVTVLLLLPQAFSRQGRTLLLVAAFGLVLQGPCANTLRNFTQASEAVACGAELALNQTAQVLEQAKQPLVSALNKIKAIAQKAKEVADRVRKFFRSIMDGVKHVARVLRNVWYWLLHIGDVCNAELGNPYLKCARVFDDAKDRCMHVVPWAYHLCYVLMPFKLALCGLASAVRNLINRVRQEFEFNVTAAHHFSVDLNASRSLSQVALDLHEAVSLKLHRVREALALMGYTTPLLLSLLYLQALFYRYCYLNWVGHDNVYITSRFLRMEAIRSEAGLPTVLPLSAHEARRYIQPGSVFLSRWEQMFYTLAILSLARHLLLVLALVFLDYAVFWVLDLARYQLQGEIVARKCAVPGPVLVSITVEGTGYTGRIYRDLVSAFDVLQQSNISILSRHCLLRPSEPDATGYIVIGILYGLSFFVTLFGNYVSRLRRAICASYYPSREQERISYLYNLLLSHRTNLPATVHRAARRRAADQGHASVLQKLARRCSCLGPVLSHFWPLQDYCLGCGQLHDPEDTENFVSCSTPGCRGLFCPTCFRLLDNTCSVCAAPLSQQGGLDLELDSSDEEAPRLWLAAARRKNPEQERFLRQQLQEALGRTLASESSSEVSDLDEEKGPWQRTHS; encoded by the exons ATGCCCAGACTCATGAAGGACCATGTGCTCCCCTTGGGGACGGAGGAGCCAAGCGTGGCGCGGGCCATGGTCCGCAGCTTGGGGGGGTTTAGCCTGGGCATGTCTCTGGCCACGGCCTATGGGCTCCTGCAGCTGCTGGTGGAAGGACACAGCCCCTGGGGCTGCCTGGTGGGCACCCTCACTCTGGCTGCCTTCCTCAGCCTGGGCATGGGGTTCTCGCGCCAGGTCCGGGTCAcagtcctgctgctgctgccccaggCCTTCTCCA GGCAGGGCCGGACGCTGCTGCTGGTGGCGGCCTTCGGGCTGGTGCTGCAGGGACCCTGTGCCAACACACTGCGTAACTTCACCCAAGCCAGCGAGGCCGTGGCCTGCGGGGCCGAGCTGGCCTTGAACCAGACCGCCCAGGTGTTGGAGCAGGCCAAGCAGCCCCTTGTCA gtgccctgaacaaGATTAAAGCCATTGCCCAGAAGGCCAAAGAGGTGGCTGACCGGGTCCGCAAGTTCTTCCGGTCCATCATGGACGGCGTGAAGCACGTAG CTAGGGTCCTGCGCAACGTGTGGTACTGGCTCCTGCACATCGGCGACGTGTGCAACGCTGAGCTGGGCAACCCCTACCTCAAGTGTGCGCGGGTCTTCGACGACGCCAAGGACCGCTGCATGCACGTTGTCCCCTGGGCCTATCACCTGTGCTACGTGCTCATGCCCTTCAAGCTCGCGCTGTGCGGACTGGCCAGCG CTGTGAGGAACCTAATTAACCGGGTGCGTCAGGAGTTCGAGTTCAACGTGACGGCCGCCCACCACTTCTCCGTGGACCTCAATGCCTCTCGGAGCCTGTCGCAGGTGGCCCTGGACCTCCATGAAGCCGTCAGCCTGAAGCTGCACCGTGTCCGAGAGGCCCTGGCCCTGATGGGCTACACCACGCCTCTGCTGCTTTCGCTCCTGTACCTCCA AGCTCTGTTCTACCGGTACTGTTACTTGAACTGGGTCGGTCATGACAACGTGTACATCACCAGCCGGTTCCTACGCATGGAGGCCATCCGCTCCGAGGCGGGGCTGCCCACGGTGCTGCCCCTCAGCGCCCATGAGGCCAGACGCTACATCCAGCCTG GTTCCGTCTTCCTGTCCAGGTGGGAGCAGATGTTCTACACCCTGGCCATCCTCAGCCTGGCCCGGCACCTCCTCCTCGTGCTGGCCCTGGTCTTCCTGGACTACGCCGTCTTCTGGGTGCTCGACCTGGCCCGGTACCAGTTGCAGGGGGAGATCGTGGCCCGCA AGTGCGCTGTGCCAGGCCCCGTGCTAGTGTCCATAACCGTGGAAGGCACCGGTTACACTGGGAGGATTTACCGGGACCTGGTGTCGGCGTTCGACGTCTTGCAGCAAAGCAACATCAGCATCTTGTCCCGGCACTGCCTCCTGAGGCCCTCGGAGCCAGATGCCACCGGTTACATCGTCATCG GCATCCTGTACGGCCTGAGTTTCTTCGTCACGCTGTTCGGCAACTACGTCAGCAGGCTGCGGCGGGCCATCTGCGCCTCCTACTATCCGTCGCGGGAGCAG GAGAGGATCTCCTACCTCTACAACCTACTTCTGAGCCACCGAACCAATCTGCCGGCGACCGTGCACCGAGCAGCGAGACGGCGGGCAGCGGACCAGGGCCACGCAAGTGTCCTCCAGAAGCTGGCCAGGCG GTGCTCCTGTCTGGGCCCCGTGCTCAGCCACTTCTGGCCGCTCCAGGATTATTGCCTGGGCTGTGGGCAGCTCCACGACCCCGAGGACACGGAGAACTTTGTGTCCTGCAGCACCCCGGGCTGCCGAG GTCTCTTCTGCCCCACCTGCTTCCGTCTCCTGGACAACACCTGCTCCGTGTGTGCGGCGCCCCTCTCCCAGCAGGGGGGCCTGGACCTGGAGCT GGACTCCAGTGACGAGGAGGCCCCCCGGCTCTGGCTGGCCGCCGCTCGGAGGAAGAACCCTGAGCAGGAGCGTTTCCTGCGGCAGCAGCTGCAGGAGGCCCTGGGCAGGACCCTTGCTTCGGAGTCCAGCTCTGAGGTCAG TGACCTGGACGAGGAGAAGGGGCCTTGGCAGAGGACACACAGTTAG
- the ZBTB7B gene encoding zinc finger and BTB domain-containing protein 7B, whose product MGSPEDDLIGIPFPDHSSELLSCLNEQRQLGHLCDLTIRTQGLEYRTHRAVLAACSHYFKKLFTEGGGAVAGAGGGGAAAGAAGAGVCELDFVGPEALGALLEFAYTATLTTSSANMPAVLQAARLLEIPCVIAACMEILQGSGLEAPSPDEDDCERARQYLEAFATATATASSGVPNGEDRPPQGPLPPPPQPTPRPVARRSRKPRKAFLQTKGARANHLVPEAPTVPAHPTTYEEEEVAGGRVGSGTGSGLGDSYSPPAGTASPPEGPLAYEPYEGDEEEEEPVYPSAYGMAQGGGPPLSPEELGSDEDAIDPDLMAYLSSLHQDTLAPGLDGQDKLVRKRRSQMPQECPVCHKIIHGAGKLPRHMRTHTGEKPFACEVCGVRFTRNDKLKIHMRKHTGERPYSCPHCPARFLHSYDLKNHMHLHTGDRPYECHLCHKAFAKEDHLQRHLKGQNCLEVRTRRRRKDDAPPHYPPPSAAAPATAGLDLSNGHLDTFHLSLARFWEQSAPPGPPVSTLGPPDDEEEEGAPRTPKAEGTMESS is encoded by the exons ATGGGGAGCCCCGAGGACGACCTCATCGGGATCCCTTTCCCGGACCACAGCAGCGAGCTCCTGAGCTGCCTCAATGAGCAGCGGCAGCTGGGCCACCTGTGTGACCTCACCATCCGGACGCAGGGCCTCGAGTACCGCACCCACCGGGCCGTGCTGGCCGCCTGCAGCCACTACTTCAAGAAGCTCTTCACTGAGGGCGGCGGTGcggtggcaggggcagggggcggtGGCGCGGCGGCGGGGGCCGCCGGGGCTGGCGTGTGCGAACTGGACTTCGTGGGGCCCGAGGCCCTGGGTGCCCTGCTGGAGTTCGCCTACACGGCCACGCTGACCACCAGCAGCGCCAACATGCCCGCCGTGCTGCAGGCCGCCCGGCTGCTGGAGATCCCGTGCGTCATCGCCGCCTGCATGGAGATCCTGCAGGGCAGTGGGCTGGAGGCCCCCAGCCCCGACGAGGATGACTGTGAGCGGGCCCGCCAGTACCTGGAGGCCTTcgccacggccacggccacggcctCCTCGGGAGTTCCCAACGGAGAAGACAGACcaccccaggggcccctcccacccccgccccagcccacGCCACGGCCAGTGGCCCGCCGCAGCCGCAAGCCCCGGAAAGCTTTCTTGCAGACCAAGGGGGCCCGGGCAAACCACTTAGTGCCCGAGGCACCCACGGTACCTGCCCACCCCACGACctatgaggaggaggaggtggcggGGGGCAGAGTGGGCAGCGGCACAGGCAGCGGGCTGGGGGACAGCTACAGCCCTCCAGCGGGGACTGCTTCCCCCCCCGAGGGGCCCCTGGCTTACGAGCCCTACGAGggtgatgaggaggaagaggagccggTGTACCCTTCTGCCTACGGGATGGCACAGGGAGGAGGACCCCCGCTGTCCCCAGAGGAGCTGGGCTCGGACGAGGACGCCATTGACCCCGACCTGATGGCCTACCTGAGTTCGCTGCACCAGGACACTCTGGCCCCAGGCCTGGATGGCCAGGACAAGCTGGTGCGCAAGCGCCgctcccagatgccccaggagtGCCCGGTCTGTCACAAGATCATCCACGGGGCCGGCAAGCTGCCGCGCCACATGAGGACCCACACGGGGGAGAAGCCCTTTGCCTGTGAGGTCTGCGGCGTCCGCTTCACCCG GAACGACAAGCTGAAGATCCACATGCGGAAGCACACGGGAGAGCGCCCCTACTCTTGCCCGCACTGCCCAGCCCGCTTCCTGCACAGCTACGACCTCAAGAACCACATGCACCTGCACACGGGGGACCGGCCCTACGAGTGCCACCTGTGCCACAAGGCTTTCGCCAAGGAGGACCACCTGCAGCGCCACCTCAAGGGCCAGAACTGCCTGGAGGTGCGCACCCGGCGGCGCCGCAAGGACGACGCGCCCCCGCACTACCCGCCCCCCTCCGCTGCCGCCCCGGCCACCGCGGGCCTCGACCTCTCCAATGGCCACTTGGAcaccttccacctctctctgGCTCGGTTCTGGGAGCAGTCAGCCCCGCCTGGGCCCCCGGTCTCCACCCTGGGCCCCcctgatgatgaggaggaggagggggcacccAGGACGCCTAAGGCTGAAGGTACCATGGAGTCCTCTTAA
- the DCST2 gene encoding DC-STAMP domain-containing protein 2 isoform X1, with amino-acid sequence MPRLMKDHVLPLGTEEPSVARAMVRSLGGFSLGMSLATAYGLLQLLVEGHSPWGCLVGTLTLAAFLSLGMGFSRQVRVTVLLLLPQAFSRQGRTLLLVAAFGLVLQGPCANTLRNFTQASEAVACGAELALNQTAQVLEQAKQPLVSALNKIKAIAQKAKEVADRVRKFFRSIMDGVKHVARVLRNVWYWLLHIGDVCNAELGNPYLKCARVFDDAKDRCMHVVPWAYHLCYVLMPFKLALCGLASVVQVFCIIPKYLQPFLRKTLGTPVRNLINRVRQEFEFNVTAAHHFSVDLNASRSLSQVALDLHEAVSLKLHRVREALALMGYTTPLLLSLLYLQALFYRYCYLNWVGHDNVYITSRFLRMEAIRSEAGLPTVLPLSAHEARRYIQPGSVFLSRWEQMFYTLAILSLARHLLLVLALVFLDYAVFWVLDLARYQLQGEIVARKCAVPGPVLVSITVEGTGYTGRIYRDLVSAFDVLQQSNISILSRHCLLRPSEPDATGYIVIGILYGLSFFVTLFGNYVSRLRRAICASYYPSREQERISYLYNLLLSHRTNLPATVHRAARRRAADQGHASVLQKLARRCSCLGPVLSHFWPLQDYCLGCGQLHDPEDTENFVSCSTPGCRGLFCPTCFRLLDNTCSVCAAPLSQQGGLDLELDSSDEEAPRLWLAAARRKNPEQERFLRQQLQEALGRTLASESSSEVSDLDEEKGPWQRTHS; translated from the exons ATGCCCAGACTCATGAAGGACCATGTGCTCCCCTTGGGGACGGAGGAGCCAAGCGTGGCGCGGGCCATGGTCCGCAGCTTGGGGGGGTTTAGCCTGGGCATGTCTCTGGCCACGGCCTATGGGCTCCTGCAGCTGCTGGTGGAAGGACACAGCCCCTGGGGCTGCCTGGTGGGCACCCTCACTCTGGCTGCCTTCCTCAGCCTGGGCATGGGGTTCTCGCGCCAGGTCCGGGTCAcagtcctgctgctgctgccccaggCCTTCTCCA GGCAGGGCCGGACGCTGCTGCTGGTGGCGGCCTTCGGGCTGGTGCTGCAGGGACCCTGTGCCAACACACTGCGTAACTTCACCCAAGCCAGCGAGGCCGTGGCCTGCGGGGCCGAGCTGGCCTTGAACCAGACCGCCCAGGTGTTGGAGCAGGCCAAGCAGCCCCTTGTCA gtgccctgaacaaGATTAAAGCCATTGCCCAGAAGGCCAAAGAGGTGGCTGACCGGGTCCGCAAGTTCTTCCGGTCCATCATGGACGGCGTGAAGCACGTAG CTAGGGTCCTGCGCAACGTGTGGTACTGGCTCCTGCACATCGGCGACGTGTGCAACGCTGAGCTGGGCAACCCCTACCTCAAGTGTGCGCGGGTCTTCGACGACGCCAAGGACCGCTGCATGCACGTTGTCCCCTGGGCCTATCACCTGTGCTACGTGCTCATGCCCTTCAAGCTCGCGCTGTGCGGACTGGCCAGCG TGGTGCAGGTGTTCTGCATTATCCCCAAGTACCTCCAGCCCTTCTTGCGCAAGACCCTTGGCACCC CTGTGAGGAACCTAATTAACCGGGTGCGTCAGGAGTTCGAGTTCAACGTGACGGCCGCCCACCACTTCTCCGTGGACCTCAATGCCTCTCGGAGCCTGTCGCAGGTGGCCCTGGACCTCCATGAAGCCGTCAGCCTGAAGCTGCACCGTGTCCGAGAGGCCCTGGCCCTGATGGGCTACACCACGCCTCTGCTGCTTTCGCTCCTGTACCTCCA AGCTCTGTTCTACCGGTACTGTTACTTGAACTGGGTCGGTCATGACAACGTGTACATCACCAGCCGGTTCCTACGCATGGAGGCCATCCGCTCCGAGGCGGGGCTGCCCACGGTGCTGCCCCTCAGCGCCCATGAGGCCAGACGCTACATCCAGCCTG GTTCCGTCTTCCTGTCCAGGTGGGAGCAGATGTTCTACACCCTGGCCATCCTCAGCCTGGCCCGGCACCTCCTCCTCGTGCTGGCCCTGGTCTTCCTGGACTACGCCGTCTTCTGGGTGCTCGACCTGGCCCGGTACCAGTTGCAGGGGGAGATCGTGGCCCGCA AGTGCGCTGTGCCAGGCCCCGTGCTAGTGTCCATAACCGTGGAAGGCACCGGTTACACTGGGAGGATTTACCGGGACCTGGTGTCGGCGTTCGACGTCTTGCAGCAAAGCAACATCAGCATCTTGTCCCGGCACTGCCTCCTGAGGCCCTCGGAGCCAGATGCCACCGGTTACATCGTCATCG GCATCCTGTACGGCCTGAGTTTCTTCGTCACGCTGTTCGGCAACTACGTCAGCAGGCTGCGGCGGGCCATCTGCGCCTCCTACTATCCGTCGCGGGAGCAG GAGAGGATCTCCTACCTCTACAACCTACTTCTGAGCCACCGAACCAATCTGCCGGCGACCGTGCACCGAGCAGCGAGACGGCGGGCAGCGGACCAGGGCCACGCAAGTGTCCTCCAGAAGCTGGCCAGGCG GTGCTCCTGTCTGGGCCCCGTGCTCAGCCACTTCTGGCCGCTCCAGGATTATTGCCTGGGCTGTGGGCAGCTCCACGACCCCGAGGACACGGAGAACTTTGTGTCCTGCAGCACCCCGGGCTGCCGAG GTCTCTTCTGCCCCACCTGCTTCCGTCTCCTGGACAACACCTGCTCCGTGTGTGCGGCGCCCCTCTCCCAGCAGGGGGGCCTGGACCTGGAGCT GGACTCCAGTGACGAGGAGGCCCCCCGGCTCTGGCTGGCCGCCGCTCGGAGGAAGAACCCTGAGCAGGAGCGTTTCCTGCGGCAGCAGCTGCAGGAGGCCCTGGGCAGGACCCTTGCTTCGGAGTCCAGCTCTGAGGTCAG TGACCTGGACGAGGAGAAGGGGCCTTGGCAGAGGACACACAGTTAG